In bacterium, the genomic stretch GCGGCGCCGAATACCGCCGCGCCGGCCCAGGCCGCAGCGCAAGACAACGCAGCCACCACAGCCGAAGACACCGCTGCGGTTCATACGGCATATCCTCATGCCGACCCTGAAAAACAAGCCAGAGAGAGTTACCTGTCCAGAGTGACGGAAGAGGGTTTGGAAAAATCGGTTAAGGATATCAAGCATCTGCCCCCGTCGGATTTCGCCCTCCTTCCCTCGGAAATCCAGGTATGGCTCGCGGCCGAAGGATATTCCATTCCCCAGCCCTATGACTCAACTGAACGGGTGAACGTCATATCCGGGGATTTCTGTGCGGCTGGATCACAGGACTGGGCCGTGCTGGCCTCCAAAGACGAGATGTGCTGCATCATTGTGTTCCGTCATGGCTCCGCATCCGACACTCTGCTTGCAGCAGTGTCCCCCGAGCGTGATTACATGGGTTACACGGGGAACGGCCGGTTCGGGTTTATCCGACAAATCGAAACCGCTGATCCTTTTTATGGCGAGAAATACACACCTGTCAACATCGACAGCATTTTCCCCTCGACCGATCACTATGGTATCGGCGGCAAGGATCACGGAGGCTTACTGTACTGTGACAACGGGATATGGTACAGTTTTGAAGGCTATTACGACGAGATGTATCTTTCACCTGGGGTCTGGCTGGCGGCCACCGAGGCGGTCAAGCGCCTGCCGCCCTCGGCGTTCCCGGACTTGCCCGCGCCCGCCAGGGAATGGCTCGAAAAAGAGGGCTACACCATCCCGCAATCTAACTACACCCGCAACCCGCACAACGTCATTTACGGTTCATTTTATGTGGCCGACACCCTGGACTGGGCTGTGCTGGCCTCCCGCGACCTCGAATCGCGGGTCATCGTTTTCCGCCGGGGTGTAGAACCTGACACCTCCACCAAAACTCTTACGCAAGACTTGGATTACATGCAGGGCAACGGCCCTTATATTGAATTCCAAAGATACATAGAGGCAGTCGATAGAAGTTATATCGCCTCAGGCTTTAAGCTGGAGCAAGAAGCTTTGCCTCTTGATCACGAGGGCATTGAAATCAGCAAGTTGGACCGATGGTCATATGTGCTTTATCAGTATAATGGTCAATGGTATAAAATATCTGAGTCTGACGAAGATGATTAGCCTTCAGACCTTGGTGCAATGCCAGTGCTCTTTAGATTTTCCTTCATATTCCAGCTTGACCTTAAACCCGTAAGCAGGGGCGTTCAGTTCAAACCACGTTTTTTGCCTGAAATTCATATTCCGTGACCTTACATCCACATTCTCGCCGAACATATGGCACTCATGCGGAGGCTGAAACGGTTTCTTTTTACTCTTCTTCGTATCCTTAAGTTGGCAGTCGAAGCGTCCTCCGTTTATCAGGCTCACATCTTTCAAGTACTTTTCAAAAGAAGGAGGCTGCCGTGCCCGGACGGTTGATTTTCTTCCTGCTCGCCCTCTGTCTCTGCGCCTGTTCTCCCGGCGAGAAGCCCGCGCAGCAGCCAGCCGCGGCGCCGGATACCGCCACGCAGGTTCGGAAAATAATGCAGGATACTTCTGCCGCCCAGGCCAGTGTGGAAGCCGCCGCGGTGGCACTCGAGCCCAAATGCGATACCTGTCCATCAATGGATGAAGATTATATCGAGGCGGCGGAGCGTATAAAGCGTCTACCACCTTCGGCATTCCCAGACCTGCCCACGCCCGCCAGGGAATGGCTCGAAAAAGAGGGCTACAGCATCCCGCAATCATGGCATACCGAGGAAGCACATAACGCCTTTTGGGGCGATTTTTTCAAGGCTGGCGCTGAGGATTGGGCTGTGCTGGCCTCCCGTAATCTCGAATCCCGTATAATTGTCTTCATCGGCGGGGTGGAACCGGATACTCTGCCGAACACACTTGAGAAAGATATCAGTTACTTAAGAACATATGGGCAATACCTCGAATACGGAAGAATGATTGATGTGATAGACAGTAGCTACATAGCCGAATATAAGGAAAAATCAGATAATTCAATTCCAATTACACACCAAGGTATTTACGTTGTAGGAAAAGATGGTTCATCTTATGCACTATATAACTACGAGCAGACTTGGCACATGTTGCCGTTGCAAGATGAAGGTGATTAAAACTCGAGACGGATTTATATTGAATCAATAATAGCAATGATCACTATCCGAATCATCGCCTTGATAATGGAATTTTGCACCGAACACCGAGGCGTATATATTCAACTTTCTAATTGCTTCCAGCCTTTCCTCTCAGGTATCGAATTCTCCCGCCTCTTGTATTTTGTAGTAAGACACGTCCCGCTCCACAAAACCCTGGCCCGCCGGGTGCGGGCGGATTATTATTGAAGCCTGTGCGCAACAGGGATCAATCCGCAACGCCGCGGTTTCGCAGCTATTCCATCCATGAATGCCGTACCTGCACCCCGGGGGCCGCATGTCCAGACAGAGTGTTGTCAGATGTCAAGCAGGCTCTTTCGCAATCCTCGCCGCCGTGGCCTTGTTCGCCTGCGGCCCGAAAAAGGAGGTCAGTCCGATGGCGCCTGCCTACAGCGCGCGCGTGGAAACCGACTCGGCCAGCGGCCAGCCGGTGGTGGTGCTCGAACGCACGGGAGGGGAGCACCCGATGAGTGTCCGTGTCGCCCCGCAGTCGGGCGCGAACCTGTTCAGCCTGACCTATGACGGCAAGGAACTGCTGTACTCCGACCCCGACCTGAGCAAGCTGCCGGGCTACCATTTCGGCACGCCGGTGCTGTATCCCGCCCCCAACCGGGTGGCCAAGGGCGTTTTCAGCTTCGAGGGCCGCACTTTCGACTGGGGAGTCAACGAGAAAGACCGTTTCCTGCACGCCCTGGTGCACTCGGTGCCCTGGGAGTACGAGCCGCCCACGGCCGCGGCTGACAAGGCCGAGCTTCTCACCTGGCTGGACTTTGCCCCCGGCACGCCCCTGTACGAGAAATTCGGTTTCAACCACCGCCTGAACCTGCGTTTCAGCCTGGATTCGCTGGGGGTGAAAGTCGCCTACGAGGTGGTGAACCGCGACTCGCTCACCATCCCGTTCGGCTTTGCCATCCACCCGTATTTCAAGTTCATCGACGACCGCAACGACATCTTCCTCTGCGTGCCGGCCAAGGCCCACATGCAGGCGGTCGACCTGATGCCCACCGGCGTGCTGGACTCCTTAGACGGCAGCCAGTACGACCTTCGCGCCCCCACCTCGGTGGGGCCGCTGGTGCTGGATGAGGTCTACTACGGGATGGAGCCGGACAAACCGGCCTATATCGAGTACCGCGACAGCGGCCTCAAGCTCACCCTGCACAGCTCGCCCGATTTCACCCACATGGTGGTCTACGCCCAGCCGCAGAACCAGTTTGTCTGCGTGGAGAACCAGACCTGCTCGACCGACGCGCACAATCTGTACGCCCGTGGCCTGCAGGATGTGGCCAACCTTCTGTTCGCCAAGCCCGGCGAGACCGTGGGCGGCTGGGTGCGGTTCCAGATCGAGCCGCTGGCCCGCTGAAAACGACCGACTGAGGATGCAGGATATTTGCCGCGAGAGGGCCGTGCTAACGGCCCTCTCTTTTTAGGCCCTAATCGCCGCGTTTTCTTGACACTAAGCTGGACTTATTTTATATACAAAGCTTCTGAATTCTAACCGTGGACACTTGACGAGGTATTGCCATCAGGACTATTTCACCCGGGGAGTGCGATCCATGAAAAACTACGAGAGCAAGGACATACGTAATGTAGCTGTACTCGGTCACGGGAGCTGCGGCAAGACATCCCTCACCGGGGCGCTCTGTTTCGCCTCGGGCAGCTCCAAAAGGCTCGGTAGCGTGGATGAGGGCAACAGCCTGACCGATTTCAGCGAAGATGAAATCGAGCGCAAGATTTCAATCAACCTGTCCGTGGCTTTCGCCGAGTGGAACAAGGCCAAGATAAACCTGATCGACACCCCGGGTTACCTGGATTTCATCGGCGACGCCTATGCCTCGGTCCGGGCCGCCGACTGCGCGCTGATCGTGATTCACGCGGTCAGCGGCGTGGAAATAGGCACCGAGATGATGGTCCGCTTGGCCGCCGGCCGCAAGATGCCCACCGCGGTGTTTATCAACATGATAGACAAGGAACACGCCGATTACGAGAAGGTGTTCAACCAGATACGGGAGAGCTTCGAGGGCCATTTCGTGCCGCTGACCATCCCGATGGGCCTGGGCGACCAGTTCCACGGCGTGGTGGATGTGGTGCGCCGCAAGGCCTGCCCGGCGGAGGCCGGCACGCAGAGGGGCGAGTTCAAGACTCAGGATGTGCCCGCAGATATGGCGGATGAGGTGGAGGCCGCCTACAAGGAATTCATCGAGAGCGTGGCCGAGCTGGATGAGTCCCTGATGGAGAAGTATTTCGCCGAGGAGCCACTGAGCGATGCCGAGATTTTCGCCGCACTGCGCAAGGGGGTGGCCGAGCGCTCGATCATCCCGGTGTTCTGCGGCTCGGCGATCAAGACTATCGGCGTGCGCCAGCTTCTGGATGGCCTGGACGAGATCATGCCCGACCCGACCATGATGCCGCCGCGCCCGGCGCACAAAGCCGAGGGTGGCCAGGAGGTGCAGATCGAGCTGAAATCCGGCGATCCGGCCTGCGCCCTGGTCTTCAAGACCATCTCCGAATCGCACGTGGGCGAGATGAGCTATTTCCGCCTGCTTTCCGGTACGATCAAGACCGGTGACGAACTGATAAACTCCAACCAGAACAACCCCGAACGTCTGGGTCACCTCAGCATTTCACTGGGCCGCGAGCGGATCGAGGTTGAGCAGCTCTGCGCCGGCGATATCGGCGTGGTGGCCAAGCTCAAGTCCACCCATACCGGCAACACCCTGGCCGCCAAGTCGCGCCTGGTCAAGCTGGCCGACATCGAGTTCCCCAAGCCGGTGATGAACGTGGCGATCGAGCCGAAAATTCGGGGCGAGGAGGAGAAAATCGCCTCCGGCCTGCGTAAGCTGCAGGAGGAGGACCTCACTCTGCACAGCCATTTCGACCCGAGCCTGAAGCAGATGATTGTCTCCGGCATGGGCGAGTTGCACCTGGATGTGGTCCTGTCCAAGCTGAAGCGCAAGTTCAATGTCGAGGGCGAGTACGTCAAGCCGCGCATCCCGTACCGCGAGACAATCCGCAAGAAAGCCCAGGGCCAGGGCAAGTTCAAGAAACAGTCGGGCGGCCGCGGCCAGTACGGCGATTGCTGGGTCCGTCTGATCCCCCTGGAGAAGGGCGCAGGGGTCGAGTTCGAGGACTGCATTGTGGGCGGCGTGATCCCGGGCAAGTTCGTGCCCTCGGTGGAAAAGGGCGTGCGCTAGGCGGCGAGCAAGGGCGTGCTGGCCGGCTGCCAGGTGGTGGATTTCAGGGCCGAGTGCTATGACGGCAGCTACCACACGGTGGACAGCTCCGATATCGCGTTCCAGATTGCCGGCAGCATGGCGTTCCAGAAAGTGGTGATGGACGCCGACCCGGTGCTGCTCGAACCGATCGTCAATGTCGAGGTGCTGGTGCCCGAGGATTACATGGGCGATGTTATCGGCGACCTCAACTCGCGGCGCGGTCGGATCATGGGCATGACCAGCGAGGGCAGTTTCCAGAAAGTGGCGGCCAAGGTGCCCCTGGCCGAGATGTACAAGTACTCCACCTCACTGCGTTCGA encodes the following:
- a CDS encoding aldose 1-epimerase, whose translation is MAPAYSARVETDSASGQPVVVLERTGGEHPMSVRVAPQSGANLFSLTYDGKELLYSDPDLSKLPGYHFGTPVLYPAPNRVAKGVFSFEGRTFDWGVNEKDRFLHALVHSVPWEYEPPTAAADKAELLTWLDFAPGTPLYEKFGFNHRLNLRFSLDSLGVKVAYEVVNRDSLTIPFGFAIHPYFKFIDDRNDIFLCVPAKAHMQAVDLMPTGVLDSLDGSQYDLRAPTSVGPLVLDEVYYGMEPDKPAYIEYRDSGLKLTLHSSPDFTHMVVYAQPQNQFVCVENQTCSTDAHNLYARGLQDVANLLFAKPGETVGGWVRFQIEPLAR